Genomic segment of Seriola aureovittata isolate HTS-2021-v1 ecotype China chromosome 1, ASM2101889v1, whole genome shotgun sequence:
TCACTTCCGTCATATCCATGAGTTTATGGTCTGAACAtgaagacacatacacacacacacacacagggttcaAAGTTCAAGGTTCGATCCAGACTAAGTGCTGTAGAGGAGCTGTACTACCTGTCAGCTcccagcaggaggcgctgcCCCCTCCCCCTTGCTATTTCTCAGCCTTCATCTTGGTGTCGTACGTCCCAGCGTTCCTGTACGCTCCCACGTAGCCCGTGTTCTCCACGAGCTCCTCCCGCCCCTCCCGACCTCGGCCCTTGCCGCTCTCATCAAAGCGCTCCTTGTGTGATCCGGTGTAGCGGGATGTGTCGGTGAGACGGTCCACAGCTGCCGTCTTCGCCACTTTCTGATGGAAACGGAGACAACAGGAAGTCAATTCACAGACCAGGTCTCAACTGCCTGACAGACACCAGGTGAGGAGAGTAACAGGTGCTGCTCTGGTTAgggttatggttatggttaggaGTAGTGATGTAATtccacagaacacacagcagaagttgTCATTGTTAACAGGCTACAGCTACATTAACACCTGCAGCCCccctgtaaaaacaaatatgctACATGgccagaaaataatcatctttattagaacaaacaaacacatgattcTAACAAATGATGGGGCAGAAACTGGAACCTCGGGGGAAGGAAGATTATCTGCTGAAACTTTCATGCTTCAGTCATaaaatgcagatgttttgtCTGCTCCACTAAGTGTCCAAGTGACGTCTTCTCTGAATTGTCCATGAATTAACCACTACAACAACATCCGTCCATATGCAGAtgacactgttttattttcttgttgtaAATGTAGAGGAAATGTTTTCTGAAAGGGACGCAGACCAGAACCTGCAGGGTCTCTAACAGGTCCAGACCAACACCTGCACTGTAAACAGGTTTCTCACCGTCACTCCCACATTGGACGGCTCCCCACCCTCCACCAGTGTGGAGATGGAGCGCAGCGCCTCCTCTttactttgacctttgaacctcTTTGGAGCCAACTCCTCCAGAGCTCTGTGAAACTCCTCGTAGGTGATGACCCGAGACGtcttctgtctgaacacacacacacacacacacacacacacacacacagacacacacacacacacacacacagacacaaacacacacaaacacacacgcacacacacacagacacaaacacacacacacacacacacacaaacacagacacacacacacacacagaaacagacacacacagacacaaacacacagaaacacacagaaacacacacacacagacacacacacaaacacagacacacacacacacacacacaaacacatacacagacacacacacacacacacacacacaggaacagatacacacacacacacacacagacacacacatacacagacacacacacacacacacacacacaaacacatacacagacacacacacacacacacacagaaacagatacacacacacacacacacagacacacacatacacagacacacacacacacacacacacacacacaaacacatacacagacacacacacacacacacacacagaaacagatacacacacacacacacacacacaaacacatacacagacacacacagacacacacacacacacacaaacagacacacacacacacacacacacacacacaaacacacacacacacacacacacaaacacggacacacacacacacacacacagaaacagacacacacagacacaaacacacagaaacacacagaaacacacacacacagacacacacacaaacacagacacacacacacacacacacacacacacaaacacatacacagacacacacacacacacacagaaacagatacacacacacacacacagacacaaacacacagaaacacacagaaacacacacacacacacacacacacacacacaaacacatacacagacacagacacacacacacacagacacacacagacagacacacacagacagacagacagacacacacacagacacacacacacagacacacacacagacagacacacacacagacagacacacacacagacacacacagacacacacacagacacacacacagacacacacagacagacacacacacagacagacacacacacagacacacacacagacacacacacacagacacacacacagacagacacacacacagacacacacagacacacacacacacacacacacacagtgtcgaTGTGGatccttttttttcatcaatcaTTTTAGAAAATGTATCTTTCAAACATTATCAGTtttttgattttacttttatttctaccatgatatcattatcattattattattgttgttgttgttgttgttgttgttgttattattaacattattattattattgttattattcttGGTATTAACTCCATGTGTCCAGTGAGAAAAAGTGACCAGAAATCACCAATATTGATGAAGTGAAAGCCATTAGGagttgatgtgtttttgcatcACTGACTGTTCATGGATTCTGGAGCTGGTCCACAGACTCACTTGACTTTGGAAAAGACGATGTCGACGTCGGTCCCAGTGATGTTCTTGCCATCGATGATTTTGCAGTCTTTGCAGAGTTTGGCCCAGTTCTTCCCATTCAGTTCCTTCCCCGTCGCCTTCGTGTCTCCATGAACAGCAAACTTCCTGAAAGCCTCCAGGAGCCGCTCCATGTCCGCACTCTCAGCCATGATGGAAAAATATCTGAGACAGGAAACCAGTTGGAGATCAGTTCAAAGACAAACCACACAGATTGTCACAGTCACTGTCAGTCTGACTTCATCTGAACGGGTCCAAGGCAGCTACAACATGATGAGTCACTGTGAcggttttgtttaatttaacatAACATATCATGAATCATCAGGAGAtgaaatcagctgatcacatggtcagtgctgctgtatctgtgtttcagtctgtATCTGATCAcactgtgatcagctgtgatcagctgtgatcagctgtgatcagctgtgatcagtaCTCTCAGTGAAGTTCTCAgactctgtttctctggagTTTTATTCTGGAGTCTCAGTGAATGAACTGTCAGTTAAATGAGTGATTGTCTCTGACGTCACCTTCTCTGTTAGTGGAGGGTCAGAATCCTCCTGCAGGTAGAGTGGTTGTTAGACTGGTTGACACCTACACACCTGTACACTGCACACACCTTtgcaggacagagacacagggacATGGGGGACTGGAGGATCTGAAGTGATGATGTATTAAATGACTTGGTGCTGATGAGGCTCcatgtcagtcacacacagtttatttaatcaatgaaaaataatcaatattcaTCTTGATCGTTCATTAATTGTTTAAGCTGGTTctcatataaaaatgaatattcttCTTCAGTCTTTTCCTCTTTACCTGAACATTTTACAGACCTAAATGATCAATATAACacctgatcaataatcaataattgttagctgcagGTCTGTTTGAATAATACAAGCTGATTTACatcattcagtgtgtgtttgtgtgtgtgtgtgcagcctgagTGTCCACACATAgtccacaaacaaacagtgaaacacagatTTACCAACTGTCCCCAAAGTACCCTTAAACATGAACAGATGTTGACTGCAGATGAGACCATGAACATGAACGACGTTGTACAACAAACACCAGCTCAAAAAATCAGCTGATTCATCTATCAGTCAAGTGACAAATTAATAATTAGCAACAGTTTTAATCAGATTTGATTAGATTAACGAACATCCTGTGACAGGtcgctgctgtttgttgttttcagacaaaaacTTTTCACATGAACTTTGACTCTTAATGAtcatctgacattttaaagaagACAGTCATCAAGTGTATAAACTACAATATAATCAATTATTAGTATTAATGAAGCAAATGATCCATTAATCAGCTCTAATAGGAGTcctgttatatatttatattcttccatatttttcatcatcttcatcatcttcatcatatTGATCATCTTCCTGTAGCTCTGTGTATCAGTGTAAATCTGCACATGAAGAAGCTGCTGGACTCCAGATGAAACACTTCaataattcaaacaaaacataaatatatagatatagacatatatatatatctatatatatgtcTCAACAATGTGTCCAGCATTAAAACACGCGTCCTACCTGTCtatcctctgtctcttcctcacctccgtctctcctctctctcttctggcCCTCAGCGGCGGTCGCAGCATTCAAATGAGCTCCAAGTGCTGAGGGCTTGTTATCATATGTTTACCCTGTCGCCATGGCGACATCCTGTCCAACATCAGGGGAGGGCAATAAaacagaggcagggagggagagagagagagaaaaagggagggagggaggagggaggaggaggctgacaGGGGCAGGACGTCCATGCATGCTCCTGTTGGCTCCTGGAGcttgaggtcaaaggtcagagggaTCACTCAGTGCTCCCTGACAAGTTCTAATAGAAATAAAGCAGTGCACTATAAATGATTATacatatgtacacatatatatatacatagatagACACGCACAGTGAGAATGAGgcacaaatataaaacagaacaaGCTCAAACCTGCAGATCTCCAAcaagctgctgcttcagcttctGACTGTGACAAAACGTCTCATCTCAGATCAGCTGACTGATGTTCACTCAGGACCAAGTCTGGACTCGACTGAACGTCATCTGTGGTCGGAGCCGATGGACGGCGCCTTTAACGACGGAGGCCCATTACTTCCTGTGAAAGTGTCCTGGAGTACACTGTGAATTCACTGCTGGGTGTGGTCACAGGTGTGACAGagcacacctgctgctgttgtgatcagagcagagacaggCTGAAACTTTAACCagagaaacactgtttttcagtttggaGAACAAACAGTTCCAACCTGTCTCCATGACGAcagatgtgaaaacacacacccacacacagacacacacagatacacacacacacgaaaagacacacagagtcagagggtaaacaatttgtttatttctgaagTGAAGAACAATGAAGAACaggtgtgcgtgcgtgcgtgcgtgcgtgcgtgcgtgcgtgcgtgcgtgcgtgcgtgtgtcagCAGCAGGAAATTACCTCATGTCAGTGGTCATGTCAGCAGGAAGCAGCTGTCAGTGTGGGAGGACGTGAGGATGACATCATATTGTTCGGTGgtatgggggtgggggggtctcCGGGGATCAGGAAGACCAGGACAGAGTCACATGACCAAAGCAtcagactgctgctgtgttcatgtcagaGTGAACACATGAATCTGcactgatataaaacataaaatattaaccgtgtgtgtcattttgtcataatGTCTGTgtgctaaaaagtgttttgtgaggtcaccgtgacctttgacctttgaccgctggagtctaatcagtttgtccttgaatcctagtgaatgtttgtaccaaatgtgtgtgtgtgtgtgtgtatttgttgttgtgtagaTATAATACACTCTCTTTGTGAActtattttacagacaaaaaccAAGGTGAGGACGAAACAGAAGAAATGTCCTCTGAAGTGATgaaaccactgtgtgtgtgtgtgtttgtgtgtgtgtgtgtgtgtgtgtgacatactTCTCGTTGCCACTCCTTTTGATTGACGCTGTTATGATGTTGTCGTGGCTTGTTGCTGGGGCAACCCCACCTCACATCGTGGAGGGATGATGACatgcaacatacacacacacacacacacacacacacacacacacacacacacacacacacacacacacacagagttgttaTCAgcctgtcaaaataaaagcctgatgATGAATCTAATTCATTAGCTTTAATTTGACTTcatgctgcagcagcttgttcCAGTTCAGTCAGAAACTGGTTTGTATGAACCAGCTGGTGACGTCAGCTGACTGATTAATGAGTGTgttcaggaccaggaccaggatcaggaccaggaaCAGGACCAGGTTCAGGACCAGGCACAGGCACAGgaccaggttcaggttcaggttcaggttcaggaccaggatcaggaccaggaccaggaccaggttcaggcccaggaccaggaccaggaccaggaccaggaccaggttcaggttcaggttcaggttcaggttcaggaccaggatcaggaccaggaccaggttcaggcccaggaccaggaccaggaccaggaccaggaccaggttcaggttcaggttcaggttcaggaccaggttcaggaccaggaccaggatcaggaccaggaccaggaccaggaccaggttcaggaccaggaccaggaacaggaccaggttcaggaccaggaccaggaacAGGACCAGGTTCAGGaacaggttcaggttcaggaaCAGGAACAGAACCAGgttcaggaccaggaccaggaccaggaccaggttcaggaccaggagcaggagcaggagcaggttcaggttcaggatcaggatcaggatcaggaccaggttcaggaccagaaccaggttcaggaccaggaccaggttcaGGTGCAGGACtaggaccaggaccaggttcaggttcaggttcaggacctggaccaggttcaggatcaggatcaAGATCAGGATCAAGATCAGGACCAGgagcaggaccaggaccaggttcaggttcaggacctggaccaggttcaggatcaggatcaggatcaggaccaggaccaggaccaggttcaggttcaggaccaggaacaggaacaggaccAAGTTCAGGACCAGGTTCATGTtcaggatcaggaccaggttcaggatcaggaccaggttcaggatcaggaccaggaccaggttcatgttcaggatcaggaccaggtTCAGGACCAGGTTCAAGTTCAGGTTCAGGATTTGGACCAGGTTCAGGTCCAGGAACAGGACCAGGTTCAGGACCatgaccaggaccaggaccaaaATCAGGACCAGGAACAGGACCAGGTTTAggaccaagaccaggaccaggttcaggatcaggaccaggttcaggttcaggaccaggaccaggttcaGGTGCAGGACtaggaccaggaccaggttcaggttcaggttcaggacctggaccaggttcaggatcaggatcaggatcaggttcaggttcaggagcaggaacaggacCAGGTTCAGGACCAGGTTCAAGATCAGGACCAGGAGCAGGATCAGgaccaggttcaggttcaggttcaggacCTGGACAAggttcaggatcaggatcaggatcaggaccaggaccaggttcaggttcatgttcaggatcaggaccaggtTCAGGACCAGGTTCAAGTtcaggatcaggaccaggaccaggttcatgttcatgttcaggatcaggaccaggtTCATGTtcaggatcaggaccaggtTCAAGTTCAGGTTCAGGATttggaccaggaccaggaccaggaccatGGTCagcaggtggagacagacaaacaggaaactgatccattttttccatttattgaTAAACAGGTAAAATCAGCAACAGGTGAAAAAACCAGAAACATCTTGTTCACATGGTCCTActcagctggttagcttagcttagtttagcttagcttagagACTGTAATGAACTGCTCAGTCtgtcagacaggaagaggaggagctctctgattggctgagaggtgaa
This window contains:
- the tppp3 gene encoding tubulin polymerization-promoting protein family member 3, with amino-acid sequence MLRPPLRARRERGETEVRKRQRIDRYFSIMAESADMERLLEAFRKFAVHGDTKATGKELNGKNWAKLCKDCKIIDGKNITGTDVDIVFSKVKQKTSRVITYEEFHRALEELAPKRFKGQSKEEALRSISTLVEGGEPSNVGVTKVAKTAAVDRLTDTSRYTGSHKERFDESGKGRGREGREELVENTGYVGAYRNAGTYDTKMKAEK